The Cellulophaga sp. RHA19 genome includes the window AACCTAAATTTTCTCCAGATACACCAATGTACGTTTCTACTTTATCATACCAAGGAGCAATATCTTTATAACGCACAGGCCAATCTACACCGTGACCATCTTTAGCATTTGCTTCAAAATCAATCTCACTCCACCTGTAACTATGCCTTCCCCACATTATAGATCTACCGCCAACGTGGTAACCACGTACCCAGTCAAAAGGTTTTGTCTCTGTATACGGGTGCTTTATATCATTTACAAACCAATTATTTACATCTGCGTTATTAACACGCCCTGTTCTAGTTTGCTTTAATTGCTGTGCTTTTTGTTCTCTAGTTAATTTTCCTCCGTTAGGAAAATCCCAACTATCTAAATGTGCTGTGGTATAATCGTTAATATGTTCTACCATTTTACCACGCTCTAGCACTAAAGTTTTAAGGCCATTTTCACAAAGCTCTTTTGCTGCCCATCCGCCACTAATTCCTGTGCCTACAACAATAGCATCATAAAAATCTTGTTCTTCGTTAAAATAAAATTTACTCATTACTCATTGGTTTTTTTTGGTATAGTTTGATGTATTTATAATCTGTTTTAGTTGATAGGAAAAACACTAGAATTTGTATGTGCAACTTTCATTATTTGTTGCATTTCTGCTACAATTTTTGGATGCTTACTAGCAACATTTTTACTTTCTGATGGATCTGAAGCTAAATTATAAAGCTCTGTTTCTCCACTTTTATTTACATTGTAAACAACTGCTTTCCAATCTCCTTTTCTAACAGCTTTACGTCCGTTTTTAATATTAAACTCCCAATACAAATAAGGGTGTTGTTTTTGTTTCTTTTTAGCTAACAGGGTTGGCAAAAATGATATTCCGTCTGTTGTATTTGGTTTTGGAACTGCTGCAACTTCTGCCAAGGTTGGCATTACGTCCCAAAAAGCAGAAATGTGATTGGTTACTGTTCCTTTTTTTATTTTATTTGGCCAAGAGACTATAAATGGAGCTCTTATACCACCTTCATACAAATCTCTTTTAATTCCTCTAAAACCAGCTGCGCTATTAAAAAAATCTGGATTTGCTCCACCAGCATCATGCGGACCATTATCACTTGTAAACATAATAATAGTATCTTCTTCTAACCCTAACTCCTTTACCTTGGCTACAATTTGGCCAACGTAAACATCCATCCTATCTACCATAGATGCAAAAACAGCATACGGTGTGTCTTGTGTACAATACTTATATTTTACAATATCAGGACCATAGTCTGATGAGTACTTGTCTTCTGCCGTATAAGGAACCTCTTTAAACTTACCAGTATATTTAGCTAGTATAGAGTCTTTAGGTGATATTAGCTCTGCGTGTGGTAATACAAAAGGCACATATGCAAAAAAAGGCTTATCCTTATTTTCTTCAATAAAGTTAAGTGTTGCATCTTGTATTTTATCTTGTGCATAGGTTTGTGTATTAATCCAGTTATTGCCTACTAAAAAATCTATTTCTTGATTATGATTTAAATATGGAGGGTAATAACGGTGTGCTAGTTTTTGATCATTGTAACCATAAAACTCATCAAAACCCTGATTATTTGGATCTCCTGTACCAAAACCTAAGCCCCATTTGCCAAACATACCTGTTTTATAACCTGCCTGTTGTAGCATTTCTGCAATAGTAAAAGCATTGTCTGGCAACGGAATTTGTCCTTTTTTATCATTACCAGCTTCTTTGTTACCACGTACAAATGTGTGTCCAGTATGCTGACCCGTCATTAGTGAGGATCTAGATGGTGCACACACAGCAGAACCACTATAATGCTGTGTAAATTTTATTCCATTTGCAGCAAGCGCATCTATATTGGGTGTGTTAATTTTTTGTTGTCCATAGCTACTTAAATCACCGTAACCCAAATCATCTGCCATTATGTAAATGATATTAGGCTTCTTTTTGTTTTTTTTAGACTGACTAAATCCTTCTGTACTAAAAAAGAGAAAAACACTAATAATAGGGAGTAGTAAAAATTTAAAGTTAGTTGTAAGCTGAAGCATAATCTTAATTGATTTTAATAAACTAAAATTCACTAAAAACAGTAAAAAGTGTGTGCTCCTTAATAAATAGTTTGTAGTTCTAAGTATAATTACTACTAAAGACAAAAAAGCATCAAAAAAAGAAAACTCCTTTTTTGATGCCCAACAGAAAATAAAAAACTAACTTATTTAAGTCTGTAAGCGCTTCCGCTTGTACCATTTAACCCTGGCTCTTTATATTGTATTAATTGCGCCAGTAACTCTTTTTGCATTTTATCTTTTATACTTTTATAAGCAGCATCATTATAAAAATTTATTAGTTCGTCTGGATCTTTTTCTAGATCGTATAAATATGGTTTTTCTTTTTTATCTAACACTAGTTTGTACCTATCTGTAACACCAGTAACCCACCAGCCACCGCTTTTTGCGTAATAGGTTAACCTGTCTACATCTGTAATTTCTTTTTTTCTACTTAAAAAATCTTTTGATGTGTCTTTACCATGAAAAGATGCATCTGTACTTACATTCATTAAACTTAAAATAGTAGGTGTAAAATCTACATTAGTATATGCGGTATTAATTACCTTACCTGCTTTAATTTTTTCTGGATATCTAATTACAAAAGGGATTCTTGCAGAAGCCTCATAAGGCACTCCTTTATTTCTACGGTTGTGCTCAAAAAACATATCTCCGTGGTCCGATGTAAATACAATTATTGTATTCTCTTCTAAATTGTTATCCTTTAAAAACTTTAAAATACGCCCTACACTATCATCTATATGACTCACCATACCAAAGTATTGTTTTAAGGCCTCTTTTTGTTTTTTAAACGAGGCTTTACCCGTTGCTTCATTAGTATCTTCGCTACCAATTGCCCAAGATGGTTTTATTGCTGTGTACTCTGCTGCCATTGTTCTTGGTGCTTGTATTGTTAAATCTTTATACATTGTATTGTATGGTGGTTTGGCATAATCTGGTGTATGAGGATCTGGTATAGAAAGCATTAATGCAAAAGGCTTGTTTTTATCTCTCTCTAAAATCTCTAATGTTTTGTCTGTAAAATAATCTGTTAAGTGTACAACTTCATCTTCTGGTAATTTAGCCGCTGCTTTTTCATTAATTCCTTTTAATCCGTTTGGCGTTATTTTAAAATACGGAGCATGGCCACCACGCATCATATATCTATTATCATCAAAACCAGCTTTGTATTTTATTCCAAAAGTATACTTGTCATGACCTGCCAAATGCCATTTACCTACATAAGAAGTTGCATAGCCTTTATCTTTTAAAATTGTGGCAAATGTTGGTATATCTTCACTAATATGTAACCCATTTTTAGGTGCACCTGTTGCCTGTGGATATAAACCACTTACTAACGATGCTCTAGATGGTGTGCATACAGGAGAAGAAGCATAGTAACTTGTACAAATGGCACCTTCATCTGCAATTTTATCAATATTTGGAGTAACAGAGTTATTGCCTTTACCCCAAATAAATGCTTGCTCTTTTGGCAATAGTTTTTGATAGCAACTTAGGGTTCTAAAATTATGCTCATCTGTGTGTATAATAATTAAATTAGGCTTTTTCTGCGCCATACTGTTTGCAACAAAAACCAATGTTGCTGCACTAAATAATATCTGTTTTATATTCATTTTAGGTATTTTTATTTATTTTTTAGATTCCATAGCACTTCATCTTTAAGCACTTGATTGTTATTTTTTACTTTTGCTACAATTCTATTTTTACCTTTTTCAAGTTGTACTTTACTAAATATATAATGAACACTGGTTTTACCTTGTTGCTCTGTAGTTACTTTTTTTCCGTTTACATATAACTCTATATGTTCCTGATTAGAATACACGTGTATGTCTGTCTCTGGCTTAGTTCTATTAACTAAACGCCTGTCTGATATATAAATCATTGGCTCTGGGTTCCAATTAGCTTTATACCAATAAAATACATCCTTTTTAGTTTTTCTATCAAAAGTGACTAATCCTTTATGGTTGCGTTTTGTAATACCTCCTCTGGACCATAATGGCAAGCCAAAATCGAACATATTCCATACATAACTTCCTATTAAGTAATTGTCATTTTTTATAATTCCCCACTGAGTTTCATGTAGTCTATTTGCGTAAGATTCTGGAAAAAACTGACCTTTAGGATCTATTTTTTTTGGTAATATATCTGTTTGCTGATAAATATTAGAACCTGCACCATACTCAGATAAAATAACTTTTAAATCTGGATAGTTAAGCTTTAAGTTGGCCAACCAAGACTCTAAATCTGCCGCACTTTTTCCTTGGTACCAACCAAAATATCTATTATTGCCGTGAATATCTGTATTTAAATTCACAGGATCCTCAATATCTGGCTTTCCAGAAACTCCAACAGTATAGCGGTCTGGATCTAAAGTTTTAGCTATATCAATTAAATCTCTAATTAAAACTGGCGCATAGTCTGATGTAGTTTTTGCCCAAACCTCATTATGAGTACCCCAAGTATAAATACTAGAGTGGTTAAAGTTTTGTTTAACTAATTCTGTTATTTGCATCTTGGCATTATCATACTCTTTTTTACGTGTTTTGTTCACAAACGGAATTTCTGCCCAAACTAAAAAACCTATACTGTCACATTTAGAGTAAAAATGTTCTGACTGCTGATAATGAGCTAACCGTACAGTAGTTGCACCAACTTCTTTTATTAATTTTATATCTCTAT containing:
- a CDS encoding arylsulfatase → MLQLTTNFKFLLLPIISVFLFFSTEGFSQSKKNKKKPNIIYIMADDLGYGDLSSYGQQKINTPNIDALAANGIKFTQHYSGSAVCAPSRSSLMTGQHTGHTFVRGNKEAGNDKKGQIPLPDNAFTIAEMLQQAGYKTGMFGKWGLGFGTGDPNNQGFDEFYGYNDQKLAHRYYPPYLNHNQEIDFLVGNNWINTQTYAQDKIQDATLNFIEENKDKPFFAYVPFVLPHAELISPKDSILAKYTGKFKEVPYTAEDKYSSDYGPDIVKYKYCTQDTPYAVFASMVDRMDVYVGQIVAKVKELGLEEDTIIMFTSDNGPHDAGGANPDFFNSAAGFRGIKRDLYEGGIRAPFIVSWPNKIKKGTVTNHISAFWDVMPTLAEVAAVPKPNTTDGISFLPTLLAKKKQKQHPYLYWEFNIKNGRKAVRKGDWKAVVYNVNKSGETELYNLASDPSESKNVASKHPKIVAEMQQIMKVAHTNSSVFPIN
- a CDS encoding sulfatase family protein: MNIKQILFSAATLVFVANSMAQKKPNLIIIHTDEHNFRTLSCYQKLLPKEQAFIWGKGNNSVTPNIDKIADEGAICTSYYASSPVCTPSRASLVSGLYPQATGAPKNGLHISEDIPTFATILKDKGYATSYVGKWHLAGHDKYTFGIKYKAGFDDNRYMMRGGHAPYFKITPNGLKGINEKAAAKLPEDEVVHLTDYFTDKTLEILERDKNKPFALMLSIPDPHTPDYAKPPYNTMYKDLTIQAPRTMAAEYTAIKPSWAIGSEDTNEATGKASFKKQKEALKQYFGMVSHIDDSVGRILKFLKDNNLEENTIIVFTSDHGDMFFEHNRRNKGVPYEASARIPFVIRYPEKIKAGKVINTAYTNVDFTPTILSLMNVSTDASFHGKDTSKDFLSRKKEITDVDRLTYYAKSGGWWVTGVTDRYKLVLDKKEKPYLYDLEKDPDELINFYNDAAYKSIKDKMQKELLAQLIQYKEPGLNGTSGSAYRLK
- a CDS encoding glycoside hydrolase family 2 protein; translated protein: MALLKNFLFFLFYTLCVIKMQGQDTGRSILDINDNWSFVKSPKGTLKVKGGWETVAIPHSFNRSDMHEGEGFYEGVGLYKKTIKAPLNWKSKRVFIRFSGVGHVTDIYVNDVHVGQHKGSFSAFVFDISPFLKFGEANTLMVKADNTAREDVIPVNHNLFGIYGGIYRPVKLIITKKLNITTTDYASAGVYIKQKNVSKLKADLQVETKLENTFRNKQNVTLKTTVYNAHKEVVTQDLKQILVYPQGRQSFHQNLTIKNPHLWQGILDPYLYKVKVTVLNNKEEVLDEIIQKIGFRTIEIIAGKGLFLNGKKYPMYGVNRHQDLFKQGNALTKEQENRDIKLIKEVGATTVRLAHYQQSEHFYSKCDSIGFLVWAEIPFVNKTRKKEYDNAKMQITELVKQNFNHSSIYTWGTHNEVWAKTTSDYAPVLIRDLIDIAKTLDPDRYTVGVSGKPDIEDPVNLNTDIHGNNRYFGWYQGKSAADLESWLANLKLNYPDLKVILSEYGAGSNIYQQTDILPKKIDPKGQFFPESYANRLHETQWGIIKNDNYLIGSYVWNMFDFGLPLWSRGGITKRNHKGLVTFDRKTKKDVFYWYKANWNPEPMIYISDRRLVNRTKPETDIHVYSNQEHIELYVNGKKVTTEQQGKTSVHYIFSKVQLEKGKNRIVAKVKNNNQVLKDEVLWNLKNK